In a single window of the Blastopirellula retiformator genome:
- a CDS encoding glycoside hydrolase family 16 protein, with protein MYERILHASLLLLLNICCFSAAADLPESLPAPPESAKLVFTEDWSTGQIDPQKWYVLRKKWGGGNHGVAPENVAIATDDVHGEQKSVLVCTGHGDQYDGDVVGLWGRKDRVGGVIVSKPFFASGRYEIVAKVGQKERHEGGPQDPREPRGAIPAMWTYGYRWVHASDEPLDEFQADKPMYNPHMKAYGMGANEYWSELDFPEFGKGGKYSEALYNTFLQNRHEPLLWDVSHAIDGDYHAFVTEWRTKLQPLPAVTDAMVAQQDGFYWIQEKSIPFADYVGNPLKKLGPDQYAVYAVHYIDGKKVAENHRFVPSMAAQLNLGIWLPDWAGPAAWKTASIKFASVKVWQYDDPGDVRDVIVDDLKNNMDEQGREIR; from the coding sequence TTGTACGAGAGAATCCTTCATGCGTCGCTGTTGCTCCTGTTGAATATCTGCTGTTTTTCCGCTGCGGCCGATCTGCCCGAAAGTCTGCCGGCGCCGCCGGAGAGCGCCAAGCTCGTCTTTACCGAGGATTGGTCGACCGGCCAGATTGATCCGCAAAAGTGGTATGTGCTGCGGAAGAAATGGGGCGGCGGCAATCATGGCGTGGCGCCGGAGAATGTCGCCATCGCCACCGACGACGTGCATGGAGAACAGAAAAGCGTCCTGGTCTGCACCGGCCATGGCGATCAGTACGATGGCGACGTCGTCGGCCTGTGGGGCCGCAAAGATCGCGTGGGCGGCGTGATCGTGTCGAAGCCCTTCTTTGCTTCCGGCCGATATGAAATTGTCGCCAAGGTCGGCCAAAAAGAACGACACGAAGGAGGCCCGCAAGACCCGCGCGAGCCAAGGGGCGCCATCCCGGCGATGTGGACTTACGGCTATCGCTGGGTTCACGCCAGCGACGAACCGCTTGATGAGTTCCAGGCCGACAAGCCGATGTACAACCCGCACATGAAAGCGTACGGCATGGGCGCCAACGAGTACTGGTCGGAGCTCGACTTCCCCGAGTTCGGCAAGGGTGGCAAATATTCGGAGGCGCTCTACAACACGTTTCTGCAGAACCGGCACGAGCCGCTGCTGTGGGATGTGTCGCACGCGATCGATGGCGACTACCACGCCTTCGTCACCGAGTGGCGGACCAAGCTGCAGCCCTTGCCGGCCGTGACCGACGCGATGGTCGCCCAGCAGGACGGCTTTTACTGGATTCAGGAGAAGTCGATTCCGTTTGCAGACTATGTCGGCAACCCACTGAAGAAGCTCGGGCCTGATCAATACGCCGTCTACGCGGTTCACTACATCGACGGCAAGAAGGTGGCCGAGAATCATCGTTTCGTTCCGTCGATGGCGGCCCAGTTGAACCTGGGCATCTGGCTGCCTGATTGGGCGGGACCAGCCGCCTGGAAAACGGCCAGCATTAAGTTTGCGTCGGTCAAAGTGTGGCAATACGACGACCCCGGCGACGTGCGAGACGTGATCGTCGACGACCTGAAAAACAACATGGACGAACAAGGACGTGAGATCCGCTAA
- a CDS encoding carbohydrate ABC transporter permease, with the protein MKLNPIEKILAYLALLVVAVLLAGPLAIMVCSSLKTPAEIQANPHALLPQSWRWENYGDAVSAMPFFLYLRNTLLICIGSVVGTVISCSMAAYAFSKLNWPGRNLLFGVLIGTMLLPWHVTMIPRFLLLREVGLYNTLGALIIPTFLGDAFSIFLLRQFFRTIPEELSEAARIDGLSEWGIFWRIVLPLSKPAIATVALFQFIAAWNDFSGPLLLLSDKRNFPLAYGLEQFVSSYSDQTHLLLAAATLFTLPIVVLFFLTQRTFLKGIATTGLK; encoded by the coding sequence GTGAAACTGAACCCGATCGAGAAAATTCTCGCCTACCTGGCGCTATTGGTCGTGGCGGTCTTGCTGGCCGGACCGCTGGCGATCATGGTCTGTTCGTCACTGAAAACGCCGGCCGAGATTCAGGCCAATCCGCATGCGCTGCTGCCGCAGTCGTGGCGGTGGGAAAACTATGGCGACGCGGTCAGCGCGATGCCCTTCTTCCTTTACTTGCGCAATACGCTGCTGATCTGCATCGGTTCGGTGGTAGGAACGGTGATCTCTTGCTCGATGGCGGCGTATGCGTTCTCGAAACTGAATTGGCCTGGCCGCAATCTGTTGTTTGGCGTGCTGATCGGCACGATGCTGCTGCCATGGCATGTGACGATGATCCCGCGGTTTCTCCTCCTGCGCGAGGTCGGTCTTTACAACACGCTGGGCGCGTTGATCATCCCGACTTTCCTGGGAGACGCGTTCTCGATCTTTCTGTTGCGACAGTTCTTTCGGACCATTCCCGAAGAACTGAGCGAGGCGGCGCGGATCGACGGGCTCAGCGAATGGGGGATCTTCTGGCGGATCGTGTTGCCGCTGTCGAAACCAGCGATCGCCACTGTGGCGTTATTTCAATTTATCGCCGCCTGGAACGACTTCAGCGGACCGTTGCTGCTACTGAGCGACAAGAGAAACTTCCCGCTGGCCTATGGCCTGGAGCAGTTCGTCAGCTCCTACAGCGACCAAACCCACTTGCTGCTGGCGGCGGCGACGTTGTTCACGCTGCCGATTGTGGTTCTGTTCTTTCTGACGCAGCGGACGTTCCTCAAAGGGATCGCGACGACGGGGTTGAAGTAG
- a CDS encoding extracellular solute-binding protein has translation MHRSTLQIAAILLLLGVVAYAASLGDKQEQATPPGRKEVLFWHFWGGADRATVEEIVRRFNESQDEHFVRAIAMPGNNLDLKFFLAVAGGDPPDLLNIDDPVIADWGARGAILPLDAFAPEHEVRQAEAWLFPAARRLATYEGRLYALPNGLDIRALYYHQTLLDQYGLQPPETLADLDKIEATIAPPGLTSYERHGYLPDSRRLWAWGYVFGGQFYDEASQTVTADDAQIDAALQWMVGYRQRYGPAEIAAFRAGDQSLPGKAFPLLSGRYAVMMDGQWRVRDIRAYQAAQAERGEPITQFGVCPLPPPPGGRQRAGWVNGNNFVVPQGARNAAGAWEFMKFWSGMGHEAEAAQTCVAGGWIPVSQQVAQQPQFQAFLKSEPLFAQFVELAGSDNQYPIPVVPAGPFFNNEIKNVAEQAMLGAAEPDCEAMLRDATRVIQRQINAARESEE, from the coding sequence ATGCACCGCAGCACGCTTCAGATCGCCGCGATTCTTTTGCTGCTGGGCGTTGTCGCCTATGCGGCGTCGCTGGGCGACAAGCAAGAGCAAGCGACGCCGCCGGGGCGCAAGGAGGTTCTGTTCTGGCATTTCTGGGGAGGCGCCGACCGGGCGACCGTCGAAGAAATCGTCCGCCGCTTCAACGAGTCGCAAGACGAGCACTTTGTTCGCGCGATTGCGATGCCCGGCAACAACCTCGACCTGAAGTTCTTCCTGGCCGTGGCGGGGGGAGATCCGCCGGATCTGCTGAACATCGACGATCCGGTGATTGCCGACTGGGGCGCTCGGGGCGCGATCTTGCCGCTCGATGCGTTTGCCCCTGAGCACGAAGTTCGCCAGGCGGAAGCGTGGCTATTTCCCGCCGCGCGACGTTTGGCGACGTACGAGGGACGTCTTTACGCGCTGCCCAACGGTCTCGACATTCGGGCACTCTACTATCACCAGACGTTGCTCGATCAGTACGGATTACAGCCGCCGGAGACTTTGGCCGATCTCGATAAGATCGAAGCGACGATCGCTCCGCCGGGGCTAACCAGCTATGAGCGACATGGCTACTTGCCCGACTCGCGGCGTTTGTGGGCATGGGGCTATGTCTTTGGCGGGCAGTTTTATGACGAAGCGTCACAGACAGTGACGGCAGACGACGCTCAAATTGACGCGGCGCTGCAGTGGATGGTCGGCTATCGACAGCGATATGGGCCAGCCGAGATCGCCGCGTTTCGGGCCGGCGATCAGTCGCTCCCGGGCAAGGCGTTTCCGCTGCTGTCGGGGCGGTACGCGGTGATGATGGATGGTCAGTGGCGGGTACGCGATATTCGGGCTTATCAGGCGGCGCAAGCGGAACGAGGCGAACCGATCACGCAGTTTGGCGTGTGTCCGTTGCCTCCGCCGCCCGGTGGACGCCAGCGGGCCGGTTGGGTGAACGGCAATAACTTTGTCGTGCCGCAAGGCGCCCGAAACGCGGCTGGGGCCTGGGAGTTCATGAAGTTCTGGAGCGGCATGGGGCACGAAGCGGAAGCGGCGCAAACCTGCGTCGCCGGCGGCTGGATCCCGGTTTCCCAGCAGGTCGCCCAGCAGCCGCAGTTCCAAGCGTTTCTGAAGTCAGAGCCGCTGTTCGCCCAGTTTGTCGAGCTGGCCGGCAGCGACAACCAATACCCGATCCCGGTCGTTCCGGCCGGCCCGTTTTTCAACAACGAAATCAAGAACGTTGCCGAGCAGGCGATGCTGGGCGCCGCCGAACCTGACTGCGAGGCGATGCTGCGCGACGCAACGCGAGTCATTCAGCGACAGATCAATGCAGCCCGGGAGTCGGAAGAGTGA